In Deinococcus puniceus, one genomic interval encodes:
- a CDS encoding transposase family protein, with the protein MLICTVTQRILGTATSAGAVHDLKLFRQSGVRLPNDTALIGDAGYQGLWRSHGQAITTHKATRASPLSADQRQENRVLAYTRQGIEHVIRRMKIFRVLKGIYRHRRRRFALRVQLIAALCNLTRARPA; encoded by the coding sequence CTGCTGATCTGCACCGTGACTCAGCGCATTCTGGGCACCGCCACGAGCGCGGGGGCCGTTCATGACCTGAAACTGTTCCGTCAGTCGGGCGTGCGACTGCCCAACGATACCGCCCTGATCGGGGATGCCGGGTACCAGGGACTCTGGCGGAGCCACGGGCAGGCCATCACCACCCATAAGGCGACGCGTGCGTCGCCCCTATCCGCGGATCAGCGCCAAGAAAACCGCGTGCTCGCCTATACCCGGCAGGGCATTGAGCATGTCATTCGCCGGATGAAAATCTTTCGTGTCCTGAAGGGCATCTATCGCCATCGGCGGCGTCGGTTTGCCCTTCGAGTTCAGCTGATCGCTGCGCTCTGCAACCTGACCCGCGCACGTCCCGCCTGA
- a CDS encoding protein-tyrosine phosphatase family protein, whose translation MIQATKEQNSINDPIRVDWISTGIWPGRLGLTFAPGKKGGSIYQNGVVHARDVAEDMHTLARDGVQVLAPLIEDFEFDMLGMDGYHAEAEARSILIAACPIEDQQAPTDRAGFAAYIDELMTYTDSE comes from the coding sequence ATGATTCAGGCCACCAAAGAGCAGAACAGCATCAACGACCCGATTCGTGTGGACTGGATTTCTACCGGAATCTGGCCCGGACGCCTCGGCCTGACTTTTGCGCCGGGTAAAAAAGGCGGCAGCATCTACCAAAATGGAGTTGTACACGCCCGCGACGTGGCCGAAGACATGCACACGCTGGCCCGTGACGGCGTGCAGGTCTTGGCCCCGCTGATCGAGGATTTTGAATTTGACATGCTAGGGATGGACGGCTACCACGCCGAAGCCGAAGCCCGCAGCATCCTGATCGCCGCCTGTCCCATCGAGGATCAGCAAGCGCCCACAGACCGCGCTGGCTTTGCCGCCTACATCGACGAATTGATGACTTATACGGACTCCGAATAA
- the sdaAB gene encoding L-serine ammonia-lyase, iron-sulfur-dependent subunit beta, with product MSLLDMIGPVMIGPSSSHTAGACRLGLVAHHLLGEAPRTASIGLHASFAKTGRGHGTHLALVAGLLGYLPDDSRLPDAFAEAEKAELKAEFHDVDLGDVHPNTAQIDLKGDTGSVTVIGSSTGGGIIRVGNVQGFRVDFDASQPTLLLRYVDTIGVIARVATTLAADGANIAALTCAREKRGGDALLAIELDQPLSEPALNFVRAWAGMAWTRMLPKLMDG from the coding sequence ATGTCCCTCCTTGACATGATCGGCCCCGTGATGATCGGGCCGAGCAGCAGCCATACCGCTGGCGCGTGCCGCCTGGGCTTGGTGGCGCACCACCTGTTGGGTGAAGCACCGCGCACCGCCAGCATCGGCCTGCACGCCAGCTTTGCCAAAACGGGTCGTGGGCATGGTACGCACTTGGCGTTGGTGGCGGGTCTGCTGGGCTATTTGCCCGACGATTCTCGCCTGCCCGACGCCTTTGCCGAGGCCGAGAAAGCGGAGCTGAAGGCCGAGTTTCATGACGTGGATTTGGGCGACGTGCATCCCAATACGGCCCAGATAGACCTGAAGGGCGACACCGGGAGCGTAACCGTGATCGGCAGCAGCACGGGCGGCGGCATCATCCGGGTGGGCAACGTGCAGGGCTTCCGGGTGGATTTCGATGCTTCTCAGCCCACGCTCCTGCTGCGCTACGTAGACACCATCGGCGTGATTGCCCGCGTTGCTACCACCCTCGCTGCCGATGGAGCCAACATCGCCGCCCTCACCTGCGCCCGTGAAAAACGCGGCGGGGACGCACTCTTAGCTATCGAACTCGATCAGCCTCTCAGTGAACCTGCCCTGAATTTTGTGCGGGCATGGGCAGGAATGGCTTGGACGCGAATGCTGCCGAAATTGATGGATGGATAA
- a CDS encoding phosphatase domain-containing protein has protein sequence MRGSKPNLTSSPNTPSSTGGLCVRINRNSYYLLDGRSVVVHCRGGLGRAGLVAACLVVQGGMPPREAIALVRATRSRHAIETAVQERFVEAFGA, from the coding sequence GTGCGTGGCTCGAAACCCAACCTGACCTCATCACCCAACACACCCTCTTCCACTGGTGGCCTTTGTGTCAGAATTAATCGGAATTCGTATTACCTGCTGGATGGCCGCAGCGTTGTCGTGCATTGCCGGGGCGGATTGGGCCGGGCCGGACTGGTGGCCGCGTGCCTGGTGGTGCAGGGCGGAATGCCGCCGAGGGAAGCTATTGCGCTGGTACGGGCCACGAGGAGCCGCCACGCGATTGAGACGGCGGTGCAGGAACGGTTTGTAGAGGCATTCGGAGCATAG
- a CDS encoding Crp/Fnr family transcriptional regulator: MLPGVFGVLPADAQAQMVAAGRVGRWARGGLLFHPEDPAETLHLLTRGTVRLYRLGSGAREVTLDVHGAGALLGASTLLHNERYGVYAEAMDDTETLMIGQETLSRLTRTYPPVGVALTEQVTRQTRGVQERLAGLVFLEVSQRLALALLNLAEREGPWPEGGTLALRERVSHQDLAHVVGSTRETITKLLGDFRTRGLLDLGYRRIILTDRTGLQQATREPLR, encoded by the coding sequence ATGTTGCCCGGTGTTTTTGGAGTTTTGCCCGCAGACGCTCAGGCGCAGATGGTGGCCGCAGGACGGGTGGGGCGCTGGGCGCGGGGCGGGTTGCTGTTTCATCCCGAAGACCCCGCCGAAACGCTGCACCTGCTGACGCGCGGCACGGTCAGGCTGTACCGCCTCGGCTCCGGCGCACGCGAAGTCACGCTGGACGTGCACGGCGCGGGCGCACTGCTCGGAGCCTCCACTCTGCTGCATAACGAACGCTACGGCGTGTATGCCGAGGCTATGGACGACACCGAAACCCTGATGATCGGCCAAGAAACCCTCTCGCGCCTGACCCGCACCTATCCGCCTGTAGGCGTGGCCCTCACCGAACAGGTGACCCGCCAGACGAGGGGCGTGCAGGAACGCTTGGCCGGACTGGTGTTTTTGGAAGTGTCGCAGCGGTTGGCGCTCGCCCTCCTGAACCTGGCCGAACGCGAAGGCCCGTGGCCTGAAGGCGGCACGCTGGCGCTGCGGGAGCGCGTGTCTCACCAGGATTTGGCCCATGTGGTGGGCAGCACCCGCGAAACGATTACCAAGCTGCTGGGAGACTTCCGCACACGCGGACTGCTGGACTTGGGCTACCGCCGCATTATTTTGACCGACAGAACAGGCTTGCAGCAGGCCACGCGGGAGCCGTTGCGTTAG
- the hemB gene encoding porphobilinogen synthase, translating into MPDSTLPIPTDRPRRLRRTPALRALTREITLAPAHLIHPMFVHEEAFDTPITTMPGVSRHSLESAVAQAGEALALGIRSVILFGIPAHKDALGTQAYADEGIIQRAARAIKSAHPALTVIADTCLCEYTDHGHCGPLCEIQGGEWTVDNDPSLELLAQTAVSQARAGADVVAPSAMMDGQVGAIRAALDAAGFSHVPVMSYAVKYASAYYGPFREAAGSTPSVGDRATYQMDPAGGYREALREAKLDVAQGADYLMVKPALAYLDVIKLLRDNFDLPLVTYNVSGEYALIKAAAQLGFMDERRTVLETLTGMRRAGADAIITYHALDAARWLAGE; encoded by the coding sequence ATGCCTGATTCCACCCTCCCCATTCCCACAGACCGCCCCCGCCGACTGCGGCGCACTCCGGCGTTGCGGGCACTGACCCGTGAAATTACGCTGGCCCCGGCGCACCTGATCCACCCCATGTTCGTGCATGAGGAAGCTTTTGATACGCCCATTACCACCATGCCCGGTGTGAGCCGCCACAGCCTAGAGAGCGCCGTCGCTCAGGCGGGAGAAGCGTTGGCATTGGGCATTCGCTCGGTCATCCTGTTCGGCATTCCGGCCCACAAAGACGCGCTGGGCACGCAAGCGTATGCCGATGAGGGCATCATTCAGCGGGCGGCGCGGGCCATCAAGTCGGCTCATCCTGCCTTGACCGTCATTGCCGATACCTGCCTGTGCGAATACACCGATCACGGACACTGCGGCCCGCTGTGCGAGATTCAGGGCGGCGAATGGACGGTAGACAACGATCCCTCGCTGGAATTGTTGGCTCAAACGGCGGTGTCTCAGGCGCGGGCGGGGGCCGATGTGGTGGCTCCCAGTGCCATGATGGACGGCCAAGTGGGGGCAATTCGGGCGGCGCTGGACGCGGCGGGCTTTTCGCACGTGCCAGTTATGAGCTACGCCGTGAAGTACGCCAGCGCCTACTATGGCCCCTTCCGGGAGGCGGCGGGCAGCACACCCAGCGTAGGAGACCGGGCCACCTACCAGATGGATCCGGCGGGCGGCTACCGCGAGGCGCTGCGTGAAGCGAAATTGGACGTGGCTCAGGGCGCGGATTACCTGATGGTCAAGCCCGCGCTGGCGTACCTCGATGTCATTAAGCTCTTGCGCGACAACTTTGATCTCCCTCTGGTCACCTATAATGTCAGCGGCGAATACGCGCTGATCAAGGCCGCTGCCCAACTGGGCTTTATGGACGAACGCCGCACCGTGCTCGAAACCCTGACCGGAATGCGCCGCGCCGGGGCCGACGCCATCATCACCTATCACGCACTGGACGCCGCCCGTTGGCTGGCGGGAGAATAA
- a CDS encoding IS630 family transposase produces the protein MYACRRVFPTKTPPTACQRRSGSERSVYNKELGEALRRAERLHPRVSLWAMDEHRLGLQPILRTAWAPTGQPFICPVHPRYEWLYVYAFVNPETGESRFWIMPTLNQQAYGLVMAAFAQSVGAGQDHHVVVVEDNGGFHVPALQGHPPGIEIVRLPPYSPELQPVERVWHLTDATIANTCPQNLAALETVLGEQCAWLETQPDLITQHTLFHWWPLCQN, from the coding sequence ATTTATGCGTGCCGCAGGGTTTTCCCCACAAAAACCCCGCCCACAGCATGTCAAAGGCGATCCGGCAGCGAAAGAAGCGTTTACAACAAAGAGCTAGGGGAGGCGCTCCGCCGTGCGGAGCGTCTCCATCCTCGGGTCTCGCTGTGGGCGATGGACGAACATCGTTTGGGCCTCCAGCCCATCCTTCGCACCGCGTGGGCACCCACCGGGCAGCCGTTCATTTGCCCGGTGCACCCCCGTTACGAATGGCTCTATGTGTACGCCTTTGTCAACCCAGAGACCGGCGAAAGTCGCTTCTGGATCATGCCAACGCTCAATCAGCAGGCCTATGGGCTGGTCATGGCCGCCTTTGCTCAGAGTGTGGGGGCGGGCCAAGATCATCATGTCGTGGTGGTGGAAGACAACGGTGGCTTCCATGTCCCTGCCCTGCAGGGACATCCCCCAGGCATCGAGATTGTGCGCCTACCACCGTACTCGCCAGAACTCCAACCTGTCGAACGCGTCTGGCACCTCACCGATGCCACCATCGCCAACACCTGTCCGCAAAACCTCGCCGCTTTGGAAACTGTGCTCGGAGAGCAGTGTGCGTGGCTCGAAACCCAACCTGACCTCATCACCCAACACACCCTCTTCCACTGGTGGCCTTTGTGTCAGAATTAA
- the bshC gene encoding bacillithiol biosynthesis cysteine-adding enzyme BshC has product MAADLATAYRAGELADFIRLRGGDTAAALAEARPELDRAALASALRAYHQDLGTLDAHAEAALMHLAHPASRVVVTGQQAGLLTGPAYSVHKGADAALLARELHTEAVPVVAVYWIASQDHDAAEVASTTLLDHSEYLHRLTLDVPEGVPVGRIAWRAEWTAQVMALLDAFDAPQEYVAAVRGRIGRAIAAGGSYADVFARLIHGLLAPAGLLVLDPLHPALARLMAPTLAQELERPLESSARIEAAAAALERRGFVPQLRRPAGATNLFIEEDDGQRRLLKLEGKTFSTDTRSYSKADLLAVLDADPSRLTPAAGLRPTVQDALLPTAAFVVGPGEIAYGAQLKDVYPLHGLQQPLLWPRLSVTWLEPNVARLLRRLNAPAAQVQADPEGVLGRSLALERQAGAVTAERLSALDADLHALAAEIAALDPTLEGAAERTRTRTTARIAHLQTLATRALARQENDRSGQLTRLKAHLLPNGTPQEREMNFLTYLLKHGETPLKLLLERPAGWRGEVEIP; this is encoded by the coding sequence ATGGCGGCAGACTTGGCAACAGCTTACCGGGCAGGCGAATTGGCAGACTTTATCCGGCTGCGGGGGGGGGATACGGCGGCGGCACTGGCAGAGGCGCGGCCTGAGCTAGACCGTGCGGCACTGGCGTCGGCGCTGCGGGCCTATCACCAAGATTTAGGCACGCTGGACGCCCACGCGGAGGCGGCCCTAATGCACTTGGCGCACCCGGCTTCCCGCGTGGTGGTCACAGGGCAGCAAGCCGGACTGCTGACCGGGCCAGCCTACAGCGTGCATAAGGGCGCAGACGCGGCACTCTTGGCCCGCGAGTTGCACACCGAAGCCGTGCCTGTGGTGGCGGTGTACTGGATCGCCAGCCAAGACCACGACGCGGCAGAAGTGGCGTCTACGACGCTGCTGGATCACTCCGAATACCTGCATCGCCTGACGTTGGATGTGCCGGAAGGCGTGCCCGTAGGCCGGATTGCGTGGCGGGCCGAATGGACAGCGCAGGTGATGGCCCTGCTGGATGCCTTCGACGCGCCGCAAGAATATGTGGCCGCCGTGCGGGGCAGAATCGGGCGGGCCATTGCTGCTGGCGGCAGTTACGCCGATGTCTTTGCCCGCCTGATTCATGGGCTGCTCGCCCCCGCTGGCCTGCTGGTGCTTGATCCCCTTCATCCCGCGTTGGCCCGCCTGATGGCCCCCACGCTGGCACAGGAGTTGGAGCGCCCGCTGGAAAGCTCGGCCCGCATAGAGGCCGCCGCCGCCGCGCTGGAACGCCGAGGCTTTGTGCCGCAGTTGCGCCGCCCAGCCGGGGCCACCAATCTGTTTATCGAGGAAGATGACGGCCAACGCCGCCTCCTGAAGCTGGAAGGTAAAACCTTCTCTACCGACACCCGCAGCTATTCCAAAGCCGACTTGCTGGCCGTACTGGACGCCGATCCGTCGCGCCTGACGCCCGCTGCTGGCCTACGCCCCACAGTGCAGGACGCGCTGCTGCCCACTGCCGCCTTTGTCGTCGGCCCCGGCGAAATCGCGTATGGGGCACAACTAAAAGATGTGTATCCGCTGCATGGGCTTCAGCAACCGCTGCTGTGGCCCCGCCTGAGCGTGACGTGGTTGGAACCCAATGTGGCGCGGCTGCTGCGCCGTCTGAACGCCCCTGCCGCGCAGGTGCAGGCTGACCCGGAAGGCGTGTTGGGCCGCTCTTTGGCCTTAGAGCGCCAAGCCGGGGCCGTCACCGCCGAACGCCTCAGCGCCTTAGACGCCGATCTGCACGCCTTAGCCGCCGAAATCGCGGCCCTCGATCCCACACTGGAGGGAGCCGCTGAACGCACCCGCACCCGCACCACCGCCCGGATTGCCCACCTGCAAACGCTGGCGACCCGCGCCCTAGCACGCCAAGAAAATGACCGCAGCGGCCAACTCACCCGCCTCAAAGCACATCTGCTGCCCAACGGGACGCCGCAGGAACGCGAAATGAATTTCTTGACCTATTTGCTGAAGCACGGCGAAACCCCGCTGAAGCTGCTGCTGGAGCGGCCTGCGGGGTGGCGTGGGGAAGTGGAGATTCCGTAA
- a CDS encoding WecB/TagA/CpsF family glycosyltransferase: MTNARPAHPPAPPADSARLELFGLPLDVISLDATLDLLGGWMFTQSRAPHTVVTLNPELIVQSRSHPEFANAVQVADLVTADGVGIVYAARQLHGLEVPRAPGFDIVAGLMKRHGADLRVFFLGAKPGVAEVAAQNAARDYGITVAGVHHGYFDLPEDQRVADLVGASNAHLVLTAMGGGRQETFNQYWRQVLNAPVLIGCGGVIDVLAGTADLAPAWTRRMGVEWIWRVVGDRKRWNRAPRLAQFVTLVRAEKKRLGR; encoded by the coding sequence ATGACCAACGCCCGCCCCGCCCACCCCCCCGCGCCCCCCGCAGATTCCGCACGTCTGGAACTGTTTGGGTTGCCGCTGGACGTGATTTCTCTGGACGCCACCCTAGACTTGTTGGGCGGCTGGATGTTCACGCAGTCCCGCGCCCCGCACACGGTGGTCACGCTGAATCCCGAACTGATCGTGCAGTCGCGCAGCCACCCGGAATTTGCCAATGCCGTGCAAGTGGCCGATTTGGTCACGGCAGACGGCGTGGGCATCGTGTACGCCGCCCGCCAACTGCACGGGTTAGAAGTGCCGCGTGCGCCCGGTTTCGACATCGTAGCGGGGCTGATGAAGCGGCACGGGGCCGACTTGCGGGTGTTTTTCCTTGGTGCAAAACCCGGTGTGGCAGAGGTAGCCGCCCAGAACGCCGCCCGCGACTACGGGATTACGGTGGCAGGCGTGCATCACGGCTATTTCGACTTGCCCGAAGACCAGCGTGTGGCCGACTTGGTGGGGGCCAGCAACGCCCACCTAGTCCTGACGGCGATGGGCGGCGGGCGGCAAGAAACCTTCAACCAGTACTGGCGGCAAGTGCTGAACGCGCCTGTGCTGATCGGCTGCGGCGGTGTGATAGATGTGCTGGCCGGAACCGCTGACTTGGCCCCGGCTTGGACGCGCCGAATGGGCGTGGAATGGATCTGGCGCGTGGTGGGAGACCGCAAACGCTGGAACCGTGCGCCCCGGTTGGCCCAATTCGTGACGCTGGTGCGGGCGGAAAAGAAGCGGTTGGGACGGTGA
- a CDS encoding winged helix-turn-helix domain-containing protein: MPDWEINKFYSPVKFQHQADEFWAIYRVSTCAVERRRAQFFALLAEGRSEGDVMDITQYGVRSARYVIDRYHRLGLKGLSDGRRDNRGAPRVLTAEEQQALAAQLHADFEQGVVWEGKRVQEWIKEQFGKEVYLGRTYEFMRAAGFSPQKPRPQHVKGDPAAKEAFTTKS, encoded by the coding sequence ATGCCAGACTGGGAGATCAACAAGTTCTATTCTCCGGTGAAGTTTCAGCATCAGGCTGACGAATTCTGGGCGATTTACCGCGTGAGTACTTGTGCGGTGGAGCGACGACGGGCGCAATTCTTCGCGCTGCTGGCGGAAGGTCGAAGTGAAGGTGATGTCATGGACATCACCCAATATGGAGTGCGCTCGGCTCGCTACGTGATTGACCGATACCACCGCTTGGGTCTGAAGGGCTTGTCAGATGGACGGCGGGACAACCGGGGTGCGCCACGCGTCTTGACTGCCGAAGAGCAACAAGCACTTGCGGCTCAGCTGCACGCCGATTTCGAGCAGGGCGTGGTGTGGGAAGGCAAGCGGGTTCAAGAGTGGATCAAAGAGCAGTTTGGCAAAGAGGTGTATTTGGGTCGCACCTATGAATTTATGCGTGCCGCAGGGTTTTCCCCACAAAAACCCCGCCCACAGCATGTCAAAGGCGATCCGGCAGCGAAAGAAGCGTTTACAACAAAGAGCTAG
- a CDS encoding transposase family protein, whose product MERDRLTRTLKMNRKQFRRRTGVYPETFAEMETVLAQREERKKKSGRPAALSVAEQLLMTLEFWREYRTFAHLGDDWGVHETTVHRTVERVEAALIGSARFQMPRKRVFQEAQLVYSIVAVDASEVPCERPKKNSAAGTAARKNAIP is encoded by the coding sequence GTGGAGCGAGACCGTCTGACACGCACGCTGAAGATGAATCGCAAGCAGTTTCGTCGACGCACCGGGGTTTACCCGGAAACCTTTGCCGAGATGGAAACGGTGCTTGCACAACGGGAAGAACGGAAAAAGAAATCTGGCCGCCCAGCCGCGCTCAGCGTGGCTGAACAACTCCTGATGACGCTGGAATTCTGGCGTGAGTACCGTACCTTCGCACACCTGGGTGACGACTGGGGCGTGCATGAAACCACCGTGCACCGCACGGTGGAACGCGTGGAAGCGGCCTTGATTGGCAGTGCGCGGTTCCAGATGCCCAGGAAACGCGTATTTCAGGAAGCGCAGCTCGTCTACAGCATCGTCGCCGTCGATGCTTCTGAAGTGCCGTGTGAACGGCCCAAAAAAAACAGCGCCGCTGGTACAGCGGCAAGAAAAAACGCCATACCCTGA
- a CDS encoding NUDIX hydrolase, which produces MTDRPVLADPAAPQPWEVTRSTVMYQDRFLKIRTDQCLTPAGVVVPTYHVIEALDWVNVLALTPQLEVVLTEEYRHAVGLVLSGLPSGNSEMGEAAAPAEAARRELLEETGYGCATLIPVSSSFVSTGTITNRVHSFLGLDAQYVGPQNLDPNEEVWVRVVPFLEWFRAARADAQHTQSTQQVTHLQAMWGAVSVILSGQQPSLEPLRGPLLELLSSS; this is translated from the coding sequence ATGACCGATAGACCAGTTCTGGCCGATCCTGCCGCCCCTCAGCCTTGGGAAGTTACGCGCTCTACCGTGATGTACCAAGACCGCTTTCTGAAAATCCGTACCGACCAATGCCTGACGCCCGCCGGAGTCGTCGTGCCCACCTACCACGTCATAGAGGCCTTGGACTGGGTGAATGTGCTGGCGCTGACGCCCCAGTTGGAAGTCGTGCTGACCGAGGAATACCGGCATGCCGTAGGTCTGGTGCTGTCCGGTTTGCCCAGCGGGAACAGCGAGATGGGCGAAGCTGCCGCCCCCGCCGAAGCCGCCCGCCGCGAATTGTTGGAAGAAACGGGATACGGCTGCGCCACGCTGATTCCGGTGTCGTCCAGCTTTGTCAGCACAGGCACGATCACCAACCGCGTCCACTCGTTTTTGGGCCTAGACGCCCAGTACGTCGGGCCGCAAAATCTCGATCCAAACGAAGAAGTCTGGGTCAGGGTGGTGCCGTTTTTGGAGTGGTTCCGGGCGGCCAGAGCCGACGCCCAGCACACCCAGTCTACGCAGCAGGTCACGCACTTGCAGGCCATGTGGGGCGCAGTTTCGGTTATCCTGAGCGGGCAGCAGCCGTCGCTGGAGCCGTTGCGTGGGCCGCTGCTGGAACTCTTGTCTTCATCCTGA
- a CDS encoding substrate-binding periplasmic protein — translation MHSARLHRVSSFVSFGLLCFAVTCSGQVEAASLSKIQSSGTLKLGFSTNTPGLITSESGKITGFAVELMSLIGKEMKVKSVTWKKVATQDVLLKDLGAGTFDAVFDARLPQVISDIDQSAPLGCTGGVLFARPGGPSTQAGLQGKSIAMTTDHPYFNYIRNLPFPKKVNVFPSADEGLLGFLLGSVDVVLLDRFDALKMYKKVGPEKLQVSPLLWSQPMYVVVSTDPKKEVTAAINKALNKLQSNGVYATLSKKYFTQDVRCTQ, via the coding sequence ATGCATTCAGCCCGTTTACACCGCGTATCGTCGTTTGTATCCTTTGGCCTGCTCTGCTTTGCTGTTACGTGTTCGGGTCAGGTAGAGGCCGCCAGCCTCAGCAAGATTCAGAGCAGTGGCACATTGAAGCTTGGGTTTTCCACCAATACTCCGGGTCTAATCACCTCAGAGAGCGGAAAAATCACGGGTTTTGCTGTGGAACTCATGTCTTTGATTGGGAAAGAGATGAAGGTCAAGTCTGTGACATGGAAGAAAGTGGCAACGCAAGATGTGTTGCTTAAAGATTTGGGTGCCGGAACCTTCGATGCGGTGTTTGATGCACGGTTGCCACAAGTTATCAGTGACATTGATCAGAGTGCGCCGCTAGGCTGCACCGGGGGCGTGTTGTTCGCCCGTCCCGGTGGCCCCAGCACACAGGCGGGCCTTCAAGGAAAAAGCATTGCCATGACTACAGATCACCCCTATTTCAACTATATCCGCAACCTTCCTTTCCCAAAGAAAGTCAACGTGTTTCCCTCTGCCGACGAAGGCCTGTTGGGTTTTTTGTTGGGTTCGGTGGATGTCGTGCTTTTAGACCGATTCGATGCTCTCAAAATGTACAAAAAAGTCGGCCCTGAAAAGTTGCAGGTCAGTCCTCTCTTGTGGAGCCAGCCTATGTATGTTGTCGTCAGTACTGATCCTAAAAAAGAGGTCACGGCTGCCATCAATAAGGCACTGAACAAGCTTCAAAGCAACGGCGTTTACGCCACCCTGAGCAAAAAATATTTCACTCAGGATGTGCGTTGCACGCAGTAA